The following proteins are co-located in the Apium graveolens cultivar Ventura chromosome 5, ASM990537v1, whole genome shotgun sequence genome:
- the LOC141659343 gene encoding transcription factor GTE6-like, translating into MGIVDALNSNVKAEPVYQDLNGDEVVGFGQRVDSMFTKVDKLEQTLNKVEQFYSTSSKKQLTTSKGSSILASYRKRQQNASHRESVAAKRMQELMRQFGTIIKQITQHKWAGPFMQPVDVVGLDLHDYYEVIEKPMDFSTIKNKMESKDGNGYKSVREIYADVRLIFKNAMKYNDERDDVHVMAKTLLGKVDEKWLQLLPKVDEEEKIQKEEEADAQMDMQLAQNATHAKIVKDLSIEIEEVDRNLEELRNRVLQKCRRMSTEEKKKLSAALTSLSPEDLDKALLIVSHDYPSFHATSQEVDLDIDSLSESTLWKLKFFVKGALQFQGRSPASMGGNNQQNNKRKIYDALAMSSQKRNKK; encoded by the exons ATGGGAATTGTGGATGCATTGAACTCAAATGTAAAAGCAGAACCAGTATATCAAGACCTCAATGGTGATGAGGTGGTGGGTTTTGGGCAACGTGTTGATAGTATGTTCACAAAGGTTGATAAG CTTGAACAAACATTAAACAAGGTTGAGCAATTCTACTCAACATCAAGTAAAAAGCAGTTAACTACTTCAAAAGGTAGCTCAATCCTAGCTAGCTACAGAAAGAGGCAACAGAATGCATCACATAGAGAGTCAGTTGCGGCAAAGAGAATGCAAGAGCTTATGCGCCAGTTTGGGACGATAATAAAACAG ATTACTCAACACAAGTGGGCAGGTCCTTTCATGCAACCTGTGGATGTTGTAGGTCTTGATTTGCATGACTATTATGAG GTGATCGAAAAGCCGATGGACTTCAGTACAATCAAAAACAAAATGGAGTCCAAGGATGGTAATGGATATAAAAGTGTAAGAGAGATATATGCAGATGTGAGATTAATTTTTAAGAATGCCATGAAATACAATGATGAAAGGGATGATGTTCACGTTATGGCAAAAACTTTGCTGGGTAAAGTTGATGAGAAATGGCTGCAACTTTTGCCAAAAGTTGATGAAGAG GAAAAAATTCAAAAAGAGGAAGAAGCAGATGCTCAGATGGATATGCAGCTAGCTCAGAACGCAACTCATGCAAAGATAGTGAAGGATTTAAGCATTGAG ATTGAAGAGGTTGATAGGAATTTGGAAGAACTAAGAAATAGGGTCCTTCAAAAATGCAG GAGGATGTCAACTGAAGAGAAGAAAAAACTTAGTGCAGCTCTTACAAGTTTGTCCCCTGAAGATCTTGACAAGGCACTTCTAATTGTTTCCCATGATTACCCAAGCTTTCATGCAACTAGTCAGGAGGTGGACCTTGACATTGATTCCCTG AGTGAATCTACATTGTGGAAATTAAAGTTTTTCGTGAAGGGTGCTCTGCAGTTTCAAGGTAGAAGCCCAGCAAGCATGGGCGGAAACAACCAACAAAACAACAAGCGGAAGATTTATGATGCTCTTGCCATGTCTTCCCAGAAAAGGAACAAAAAGTGA
- the LOC141659344 gene encoding heat shock 70 kDa protein-like, whose product MSESEDEVAVGIDLGTTFSCVGVYQHGRVEIIANDMGNRTTPSYVAFTHDGRLFGEAATKQAALNPVNTIFDAKRLIGRKFTDSAVQSDMKLWPFKVVGDSANKAKVVVNEKGEELKLLSAEELSSMVLSKMKQIAENYLGKSIKNAVVTVPAYFNDSQRQATKDAATIAGLNVLRILVEPTAAAVAYGLDKKLTSRSAEERIILVFDLGGGTFDVSLVRIRKNNFEVLATEGDSHLGGEDFDNRLVTYFVDEFRKKYKKDISSNAKSLRRLKNSCEEAKRFLSNSCVADIDIDSLYEGIDYHTRITRAKFEELNKDLFNSCVETVRNCLKAAEMSKDSVHDIVLVGGSTRIPKVQQLLQTYFNGKELCKSINPDEAVAYGAAVHTAVLNGLEDLYTSKLELLDVTPLSLGVKVKGEVMSTVIPRHTRIPASIERKYTTSADYQDAICFLVYEGERPNSADNNLLGEITLEGLPRVPRGEVEVSVTFNIDADGVLDVTAECKIGRVKANTRITNNKGRLTKEEIEKMIKDSERYKSADEKFKRKIAAINELEDYAYEMRSTIKDNRNLHGNAWKKAVKAINEAIRWVNANRSAKVVTYNSKRRELEDLCNPKKRDYRRPTRIKVENID is encoded by the exons ATGTCTGAAAGTGAAGATGAAGTTGCTGTTGGGATCGATCTAGGCACCACATTCTCGTGCGTTGGGGTTTATCAACACGGCCGGGTTGAGATCATCGCAAATGATATGGGTAACAGAACTACACCATCATATGTTGCATTCACCCATGATGGCCGTCTCTTTGGAGAAGCTGCTACAAAGCAAGCAGCCTTAAATCCTGTCAACACCATCTTTG ATGCTAAAAGGTTGATCGGAAGGAAGTTTACGGATTCAGCAGTACAAAGCGACATGAAGCTCTGGCCATTTAAGGTAGTTGGTGATTCTGCTAACAAAGCCAAGGTAGTTGTCAATGAAAAAGGTGAGGAGTTAAAACTACTCTCAGCCGAGGAGTTGTCTTCAATGGTGCTAAGTAAGATGAAGCAAATTGCTGAAAACTACTTGGGAAAGAGTATAAAGAATGCTGTGGTCACAGTCCCTGCATACTTCAATGACTCACAGCGCCAGGCTACAAAAGATGCAGCAACAATAGCAGGCCTCAATGTTCTGCGTATTCTTGTGGAGCCAACAGCTGCTGCAGTTGCTTATGGTCTTGACAAGAAGCTTACAAGTAGATCGGCAGAGGAGAGAATCATCCTTGTTTTTGATCTTGGTGGTGGTACTTTTGACGTGTCTCTCGTCAGAATTAGAAAGAACAATTTTGAAGTACTGGCTACTGAAGGCGACAGTCACCTTGGAGGTGAGGACTTTGATAATCGTTTAGTTACCTATTTTGTTGATGAATTTAGAAAGAAGTACAAAAAGGATATCAGTAGCAATGCTAAATCTCTAAGAAGATTGAAAAATTCTTGTGAAGAGGCCAAGAGATTTCTGTCAAACAGTTGTGTGGCCGATATTGATATAGATTCTTTGTATGAGGGAATTGACTACCACACAAGAATTACTCGAGCCAAATTCGAGGAGTTGAACAAGGATCTGTTTAACAGTTGTGTGGAGACCGTGAGGAATTGTCTGAAAGCTGCAGAGATGAGCAAGGATAGTGTCCATGACATTGTTCTTGTGGGTGGATCTACTAGAATTCCTAAAGTGCAGCAGCTGTTGCAAACATATTTCAATGGAAAGGAGTTGTGCAAGAGCATAAATCCCGATGAGGCAGTTGCTTATGGTGCAGCTGTCCACACTGCTGTGCTAAATGGTTTGGAAGATCTTTATACAAGTAAACTAGAACTGCTTGATGTCACTCCTCTTTCACTTGGAGTCAAGGTGAAGGGAGAGGTAATGAGTACTGTCATTCCAAGGCACACAAGAATTCCTGCCAGCATAGAACGCAAGTACACTACGTCTGCAGATTATCAGGATGCTATCTGCTTTCTAGTTTATGAGGGTGAGAGACCAAATTCAGCAGATAACAACTTACTGGGAGAGATAACACTCGAAGGCCTCCCTCGTGTACCAAGAGGTGAAGTTGAAGTTTCAGTCACGTTTAACATTGATGCAGATGGGGTGTTAGATGTTACTGCAGAGTGCAAGATTGGTCGAGTGAAGGCCAATACAAGAATAACCAACAACAAGGGAAGACTTACAAAGGAAGAGATTGAGAAAATGATAAAAGACTCGGAGAGGTACAAGTCTGCAGATGAGAAATTCAAAAGGAAAATTGCAGCGATTAATGAACTGGAAGATTATGCATATGAAATGAGGAGTACCATTAAAGATAATCGTAATCTTCATGGAAATGCCTGGAAGAAAGCCGTGAAAGCTATTAACGAGGCTATTCGTTGGGTTAATGCAAACAGGAGTGCTAAAGTTGTGACATATAATTCCAAGAGGAGGGAACTGGAAGATCTCTGCAATCCAAAGAAGAGGGATTATCGCAGGCCAACTAGAATTAAGGTCGAGAATATTGACTAA